The sequence CGGACGGTTCGGCGCTGGTCCATCACGTCGTGGAAGGACTTGCTGCGGGCCTCGGCCTCGTGGGCGGGCACGGTCATGGGGGTGAGCGGGACGGTCGGGTAGGACGCGCCTGCCACCGCGCTGTCGAGCGCTGTGCTGTCAACCATGGGCGACAGCACAGCACATGACGGCGGGCCGGGGAAGAGGTCTGGACCTCCTCCCCGGCCCGCGGTGCGCAGGGCGCCCGGTGCTACAGCTCGGCGACCCGCCCGCCGCCGACCTCGATCCGCCGGTTCACCGCGACGGTGTCCAGCATCCGCCGGTCGTGCGTGACCAGCAGCAGCGTGCCGGTGTACGAGGCGAGTGCCGACTCCAGCTGCTCGATGGCCGCCAGGTCCAGGTGGTTGGTGGGCTCGTCCAGCACCAGCAGGTTCACCCCGCGCGCCTGGAGCAGCGCGAGCGCCGCCCGGGTCCGCTCGCCGGGGGAGAGCGTGTCCGCGGGGCGCAGCACGTGCACCGCCTTCAGCCCGAACTTCGCCAGCAGGGTGCGGACCTCGTCCGGTGCGAGCTCGGGGACGGCGGCCGCGAACGCCTCCAGCAGCGGTTCGCCGCCGAGGAACAGCCCGCGTGCCTGGTCCACCTCGCCGACGACCACGCCGGAGCCCAGCGCCGCGCTGCCGGAGTCGAGTTCGAGCCGGCCCAGTAGGGCGGCCAGCAGCGTGGACTTGCCCGCGCCGTTGGCACCGGTGATGGCGACCCGGTCCGCCCAGTCGATCTGCAGGTCCACCGGGCCCAGCACGAAGTCGCCGCGCCGGGCGGTGGCCCCGCGCAGGGTGGCGACGACCGAGCCGGAGCGCGGCGCGGCGGCGATCTCCATCCGCAGCTCCCACTCCTTGCGGGGCTCGTCGACCACGTCCAGCCGCTCGATCATCCGCTGGGTCTGCCGGGCCTTGGCGGCCTGCTTCTCGGTGGACTCGGTGCGCATCGCGCGCCCGATCTTGTCGTTGTCGCTGGACTTGCGGCGGGCGTTGCGGACGCCGTTCTCCATCCAGCCGCGCTGCATCCGGGCCCGGGCCTCCAGGCCCGCCTTGGTGTCGGCGTACTCCTCGTACTCCTCGCGGGCGTGCCGGCGGGCCGTGGCGCGTTCCTCCAGGTACGCCTCGTAGCCGCCGCCGTAGAGGTTGACCTGCTGCTGGTGGAGGTCCAGCTCCA comes from Streptomyces sp. TLI_053 and encodes:
- a CDS encoding ABC-F family ATP-binding cassette domain-containing protein; this encodes MSATLVVKDLAAGHGERTLFSGLDLVVAPGDVIGLVGVNGAGKSTLLRLLAGLDTPEGGTRRLSPASANVGHLPQEPERRADESVRDFLARRTGVSAAQAALDEATQGLVDGAPGADDAYAENLDRWLELGGADLEDRAEEVADSLGLKISLDLPMTALSGGQAARAGLASLLLSRYDVFLLDEPTNDLDLDGLERLESFVKGLRAGTVVISHDREFLARTVTKVLELDLHQQQVNLYGGGYEAYLEERATARRHAREEYEEYADTKAGLEARARMQRGWMENGVRNARRKSSDNDKIGRAMRTESTEKQAAKARQTQRMIERLDVVDEPRKEWELRMEIAAAPRSGSVVATLRGATARRGDFVLGPVDLQIDWADRVAITGANGAGKSTLLAALLGRLELDSGSAALGSGVVVGEVDQARGLFLGGEPLLEAFAAAVPELAPDEVRTLLAKFGLKAVHVLRPADTLSPGERTRAALALLQARGVNLLVLDEPTNHLDLAAIEQLESALASYTGTLLLVTHDRRMLDTVAVNRRIEVGGGRVAEL